One Pyrofollis japonicus DNA window includes the following coding sequences:
- a CDS encoding carbon-nitrogen hydrolase family protein yields MDSLRLVLVQLAASRSKEESARKISKLLEKAAKHKPDIVVLPEYSMFDPTGLRAEDIVNEAEPLDGPWSRFFAEHAERNGFYILYTMFERRPGYRKAFNTAVLVSPSGEQLLVYRKTHMFDILGYRESDLFEPGNELSRIIDVNGYRLGVAICFEIRFPEIFRSLALRGADVVVVPAGWYRGPVKEDQIRLLAAARAHENTLFVVVPVLYGDNFTGRSLVADPYGVIRLDAGPGEKVIAAELSKEELEEARRMLPLLRLRRPELYG; encoded by the coding sequence ATGGACTCGCTCCGACTGGTGCTCGTGCAGCTAGCTGCATCGAGGTCCAAGGAGGAGTCTGCTAGAAAGATTAGCAAGTTGTTAGAGAAGGCGGCAAAGCATAAGCCTGACATCGTTGTCTTGCCTGAGTACTCTATGTTTGACCCTACGGGTCTACGTGCCGAGGATATAGTCAATGAAGCTGAGCCACTAGATGGGCCCTGGTCAAGATTCTTTGCCGAACACGCTGAGAGGAACGGCTTCTACATATTGTATACGATGTTCGAGCGGAGACCCGGCTATAGGAAAGCCTTCAACACGGCTGTACTAGTGTCTCCCAGTGGTGAACAGTTACTAGTTTACAGAAAAACCCATATGTTCGACATACTCGGGTACCGTGAGAGCGACCTCTTTGAACCGGGCAACGAGCTAAGCAGGATTATAGACGTAAATGGGTACAGGCTAGGCGTGGCGATATGCTTTGAGATACGATTCCCTGAGATCTTTCGGTCGCTGGCGCTTCGCGGTGCAGACGTAGTAGTGGTTCCTGCTGGGTGGTATCGTGGCCCAGTAAAGGAGGACCAGATTCGATTATTAGCCGCGGCGCGTGCTCATGAAAACACGTTGTTCGTTGTAGTCCCTGTGCTCTACGGCGACAACTTTACCGGTAGGAGCCTCGTGGCAGACCCTTATGGCGTGATAAGGCTTGATGCTGGCCCTGGAGAGAAAGTCATTGCGGCAGAGCTCTCCAAGGAAGAGCTAGAGGAGGCGCGCAGAATGCTCCCATTGCTGCGTCTTAGACGCCCTGAGCTATACGGCTAA